The Pedobacter roseus genome contains a region encoding:
- a CDS encoding glycoside hydrolase family 27 protein: MKFIKICFALFLFAQISFAQEKILASTPPMGWMSWNIMSENPNEKDIKEMADAMVSSGMVKAGYQYIFLDDCWQGGRDNKNNIIADPRKFPSGIKALADYLHSKGMKLGIYSDAAPLTCGQYTASLNFEQQDAKTFASWGVDYLKYDYCNAPEDVETAKKRYGTMAQALRKSGRDIVFGICEWGPREPWNWGAQVGGQSWRTTYDIRDKWMDIEGKGGVGIYNVVDKTAGLASFSGPGRWNDGDMLVAGLHGTKGPSSAFNGNGCTKAEYQSQMSLYSMLNSPLYASCDIRKMDDEAKTIFTNIEIIALNQDALGKQAERKIKTDIWDVFVRPLANGDFAVAVLNKSSSTQNAKINFAELGLADKYEIKDLWQHKIIGKNNKWNGEVTAHETKVFRLKKV; this comes from the coding sequence ATGAAATTTATCAAAATCTGTTTTGCCCTATTTTTATTTGCTCAAATCAGCTTTGCGCAGGAAAAAATTTTAGCTTCCACACCGCCAATGGGTTGGATGAGCTGGAACATCATGTCAGAAAATCCAAACGAAAAGGACATTAAAGAAATGGCCGATGCCATGGTCAGCAGCGGAATGGTGAAAGCAGGTTATCAGTATATCTTTTTAGATGATTGCTGGCAGGGCGGTCGTGATAATAAAAATAACATCATTGCCGATCCGAGGAAATTTCCTTCGGGTATTAAAGCCCTGGCCGATTACCTGCACAGTAAAGGGATGAAATTGGGGATCTATTCTGATGCCGCTCCGTTAACTTGTGGCCAATATACTGCAAGTTTAAATTTTGAGCAACAAGATGCCAAAACTTTTGCTTCATGGGGAGTAGATTACTTAAAATATGATTATTGCAATGCACCTGAAGATGTAGAAACTGCTAAAAAACGTTATGGTACAATGGCTCAGGCACTGCGTAAATCAGGTAGGGATATTGTTTTCGGTATTTGCGAATGGGGCCCGCGCGAACCCTGGAACTGGGGCGCACAGGTTGGCGGACAAAGCTGGCGTACCACTTACGATATCAGGGATAAGTGGATGGATATTGAAGGTAAAGGTGGTGTAGGTATTTATAACGTGGTTGATAAAACAGCCGGATTGGCCAGCTTTTCTGGCCCGGGCAGGTGGAACGATGGCGATATGTTGGTAGCCGGTTTGCATGGCACAAAAGGTCCGTCATCAGCTTTTAATGGTAATGGCTGTACAAAGGCCGAATACCAAAGCCAAATGAGTTTATACAGTATGCTGAATTCGCCATTATATGCCAGCTGCGATATCCGTAAGATGGACGACGAAGCAAAAACCATTTTTACCAACATCGAAATCATTGCATTAAATCAGGATGCCTTAGGTAAACAGGCCGAAAGAAAAATCAAGACCGATATATGGGATGTTTTTGTGCGTCCGTTGGCCAATGGCGATTTTGCCGTTGCAGTGTTAAATAAATCAAGCTCGACACAAAATGCCAAAATAAATTTTGCGGAACTTGGTTTAGCCGATAAATACGAAATTAAAGATTTATGGCAGCATAAAATAATTGGCAAAAACAACAAATGGAATGGCGAGGTAACCGCTCACGAAACCAAAGTTTTCCGCTTAAAAAAAGTATAA
- a CDS encoding IucA/IucC family protein: protein MSYNNFNHIKPLKKEVWDKINLNYIAKSIVELMHEKLAEPTLVNTDENGVLDFRLATDSEDIYYTFSGQQRALDYLHIDKQSIKKFVSGESVAVNNAPAFYTELQQTFGIKPFTLAHFIEETLNTLYADAYIHEKGRLTADELANADYQTIEHQMDGHPWATINKGRIGFNHSDQGKYAPEAAQRTQLAWLAVHRSRAQFKSIESISPFSFYNEELSLKQVHDFNQVLIRQELNPEDYFFIPVHEWQWNNKIVLQLAHDIAHQLIVPVGVGNDEYMCQNSIRTFFNVSEPKKHYVKTAISILNTSIFRGLSPKKLAIAPKVTQWAKDMLQGDEYLKQTRVVLLGEVATVAYTHPQYSEIPGSPYQYQEFLGAIWRESAENYLLEGENIMTMASLLYVDDNGKSMVQALIEKSGLDASTWLNAYLSAYLKPVLRIFYKHAFFFSPHGENTILVMKNGVPERIIIKDFVEEIVLTEESKAKLPNDLVDVLREINDELAPLFILSGIFDAVFRYLGNIFHSYVGMDEKQFWRQVADVILEFQQENPELASKFEKFDLFVPEFIRVCINRVRLLTHGYSESTDVPVPELIGTLVNPAAEALKEDVLA, encoded by the coding sequence ATGAGTTACAACAATTTCAATCATATAAAACCATTAAAAAAAGAAGTTTGGGACAAGATAAACCTAAACTATATTGCAAAATCGATCGTGGAACTGATGCACGAAAAATTAGCAGAGCCAACACTTGTTAATACAGACGAAAATGGGGTTTTGGATTTCCGTCTGGCTACCGATAGTGAGGATATTTATTATACTTTCTCAGGTCAGCAGCGTGCTTTGGATTACCTGCATATCGACAAGCAGAGCATCAAAAAGTTCGTAAGCGGCGAAAGTGTGGCGGTAAACAATGCGCCTGCTTTTTATACTGAATTACAGCAAACTTTTGGCATCAAACCCTTTACCCTTGCCCATTTCATCGAAGAAACGCTAAATACCTTATACGCTGATGCCTACATCCACGAAAAAGGCAGGTTAACGGCTGATGAACTGGCCAATGCAGATTACCAAACCATAGAACATCAAATGGATGGACACCCATGGGCTACGATTAATAAAGGACGTATTGGTTTTAATCATAGCGATCAGGGTAAATATGCACCAGAAGCAGCACAAAGAACACAATTGGCCTGGTTAGCGGTACACCGATCAAGGGCTCAATTCAAAAGTATCGAAAGCATTTCTCCGTTTTCTTTTTACAATGAAGAATTGAGCTTAAAACAGGTCCACGATTTTAACCAGGTCTTGATCCGGCAGGAATTAAACCCTGAAGATTATTTCTTTATCCCGGTTCATGAATGGCAGTGGAACAATAAAATTGTATTGCAGTTGGCGCATGATATCGCTCATCAGTTAATTGTGCCAGTTGGTGTTGGGAATGACGAATATATGTGCCAAAACAGCATCCGTACTTTTTTTAATGTAAGTGAGCCTAAAAAGCATTACGTAAAAACGGCTATTTCGATCTTAAATACCTCAATTTTCAGGGGATTATCGCCTAAGAAACTGGCCATTGCGCCAAAAGTTACCCAATGGGCAAAAGATATGCTTCAGGGAGATGAATACCTGAAACAAACACGTGTTGTACTTTTGGGCGAAGTGGCTACAGTGGCTTACACCCATCCGCAGTACAGTGAAATTCCGGGATCTCCATATCAGTACCAGGAGTTTTTAGGTGCCATTTGGCGCGAAAGTGCAGAAAATTACTTGTTGGAAGGTGAAAACATCATGACGATGGCCAGTTTGCTATATGTAGATGATAATGGCAAAAGCATGGTACAGGCCCTGATCGAAAAATCGGGATTAGATGCTTCAACGTGGCTAAACGCTTATTTATCTGCTTATTTGAAACCGGTATTGAGGATTTTCTATAAACATGCCTTTTTCTTTAGTCCACATGGTGAAAACACGATTTTGGTAATGAAAAACGGTGTTCCGGAGCGGATTATCATTAAAGATTTTGTGGAGGAAATTGTATTAACTGAAGAATCGAAAGCGAAATTGCCTAATGATCTTGTTGATGTTTTGAGGGAAATTAATGACGAGTTGGCGCCATTATTCATTCTTTCTGGCATATTTGATGCCGTTTTCAGGTATCTGGGTAATATTTTCCATAGTTATGTTGGAATGGATGAAAAACAGTTCTGGCGCCAGGTTGCTGATGTAATTTTAGAATTTCAGCAGGAAAACCCTGAATTAGCTTCAAAATTCGAAAAATTCGACCTTTTCGTCCCTGAATTCATCAGGGTGTGTATTAACAGGGTAAGGTTATTAACCCACGGTTACAGCGAAAGCACTGATGTTCCGGTTCCGGAATTGATCGGGACTTTGGTTAATCCTGCGGCAGAGGCTTTGAAAGAGGATGTTTTGGCTTAA
- a CDS encoding M23 family metallopeptidase produces the protein MKTLLFLFLSTFLFETPTIEKDRDRWKPYYTDAVPAKTADQWYLPFDVANRKKVNNIKIISIFGDHRDSYVKGHIHTAIDINPAQPKAKLVSVYAMANGIVCSVHLGENQRTVVVKHKLPNGQTMFTSYKHLKEVYVSNGQAVDQNTKLARLLTPQESKKYGGDYHHLHLEIRKKFDDYGCASWLTFNNTQLNDRFYNPQGFIKEHIK, from the coding sequence ATGAAAACATTATTATTTCTTTTTTTATCGACCTTTTTATTCGAAACACCAACGATTGAGAAAGACCGCGACCGTTGGAAACCTTATTATACGGATGCTGTACCTGCAAAAACAGCCGATCAATGGTATCTCCCATTTGATGTGGCTAACCGTAAAAAGGTTAACAACATCAAAATCATCAGCATTTTCGGCGATCACCGCGATAGTTATGTTAAGGGGCATATCCATACCGCCATTGATATCAATCCTGCTCAACCCAAAGCTAAACTAGTTAGTGTTTATGCCATGGCCAATGGAATAGTTTGCTCTGTACATCTGGGCGAAAATCAACGTACCGTGGTGGTTAAGCATAAACTGCCAAATGGTCAAACGATGTTTACTTCTTACAAACACCTTAAAGAGGTTTATGTAAGCAATGGTCAGGCGGTAGATCAAAATACAAAACTGGCGAGGTTGTTAACCCCACAGGAAAGTAAAAAATATGGTGGTGATTATCATCACCTTCATTTGGAAATCAGGAAGAAATTTGATGATTATGGTTGCGCCAGCTGGTTAACTTTTAACAATACACAACTGAACGATCGGTTTTATAACCCTCAGGGTTTTATTAAGGAACATATTAAATAA
- a CDS encoding lysine N(6)-hydroxylase/L-ornithine N(5)-oxygenase family protein, which yields MQEQKIYDIVGIGIGPFNLGLAALCAPINSLSTLFLDQANEFNWHPGMMLSDATLQVPFMADLVTMADPTSPYSFLNYLKQTDRLYKFYIREDFFVLRKEYNAYCKWAITHLQNCQFGQKVTTINYVDGIYQIEKLDQITGNIENILAKKIVLGTGTAPKVPAFVNPTVHQHAIHSSEYLKFKQTLLEQKTVTVIGSGQSAAEIFYDLLPETENGLKLKWFTRPDRFFPMEYSKLTLELTSPEYVDHFYNLNDAKRKQLLSKQNSLFKGINFELINQIFDKLYELSVDGEKINAELMPNCQLNNLTVNNDGSYQLDFYHTESEKDFTVDTDAVVLATGYKYNEPGFLSAINDRIARNEDGLFQVHRNYAIDVNGNEIFVQNAELHTHGFVTPDLGMGAYRNASIINAILGFEIYPVEKRIAFQQFSVNGEQEEAELADADLQLAGRDL from the coding sequence ATGCAGGAACAGAAAATATACGACATTGTTGGGATCGGAATTGGTCCCTTCAATTTGGGTTTGGCGGCTTTATGTGCCCCGATCAATAGCCTATCTACCTTGTTTTTAGACCAGGCGAATGAATTTAACTGGCATCCGGGCATGATGCTGAGCGATGCCACTTTACAGGTTCCTTTTATGGCCGATCTGGTTACCATGGCTGATCCGACCAGTCCGTACAGTTTTTTAAACTACTTAAAGCAAACCGATCGCCTTTATAAATTCTACATCAGGGAAGACTTTTTTGTATTGCGCAAAGAATATAATGCCTATTGTAAATGGGCAATTACGCACCTTCAAAACTGCCAATTCGGGCAAAAAGTGACTACCATAAATTATGTTGATGGAATTTATCAGATCGAAAAGTTAGATCAGATAACTGGTAATATTGAAAACATTTTGGCTAAAAAAATCGTACTCGGAACGGGCACAGCACCTAAAGTACCCGCATTTGTTAATCCTACCGTTCATCAACATGCGATACATTCTTCGGAGTATTTAAAGTTTAAGCAGACTTTATTAGAGCAAAAAACGGTTACGGTTATCGGCTCAGGACAAAGTGCAGCAGAAATTTTCTACGATCTGTTACCTGAAACGGAGAATGGTTTAAAATTGAAATGGTTTACCCGTCCGGATCGCTTTTTCCCAATGGAATATTCGAAATTAACCTTAGAACTCACTTCGCCAGAATATGTAGATCATTTTTACAATTTAAATGATGCCAAACGGAAACAACTCTTAAGTAAACAGAATTCGTTGTTCAAGGGGATCAATTTCGAGCTGATTAACCAGATTTTCGATAAACTTTACGAGTTGAGTGTTGACGGCGAAAAAATCAATGCCGAATTGATGCCGAACTGCCAATTGAACAACCTAACGGTAAATAATGATGGCAGCTATCAGCTAGATTTTTACCATACCGAAAGTGAAAAGGATTTTACGGTTGATACAGATGCTGTGGTATTGGCTACAGGCTATAAATATAACGAGCCTGGCTTTTTATCTGCGATTAATGATCGTATTGCACGCAATGAAGACGGACTTTTCCAGGTACACCGTAATTATGCCATTGATGTAAACGGAAACGAAATCTTTGTTCAAAACGCCGAACTGCATACGCACGGATTTGTAACACCAGATTTGGGTATGGGCGCTTACCGCAATGCATCGATTATCAATGCTATTTTAGGTTTCGAAATCTATCCTGTAGAAAAACGGATTGCTTTCCAGCAATTTAGCGTAAATGGCGAGCAAGAGGAAGCTGAATTGGCTGATGCAGATTTACAATTGGCTGGTCGGGATTTGTAA
- a CDS encoding NmrA family NAD(P)-binding protein, whose protein sequence is MYVILGATGQVGSAIADHLLAKKLPVKALIHNPDKASEIKAKGAEVAVADAMDLNSLIDAFQGGDTLFVLTPETGKSKDVLGETKSILENYNQAIQQSSIKKIVGLSSIGAQHDKGTGNLLMSYMLEHAFKNINIPQIFVRPAYYYSNWLAQLPEIKKSSTLPTFYPADLAIPMISPMDVAAFVANVLIKDDESKIYEIIGPEKLSSDDVAAAFARVLSKDVNAKQIARKDWNTVLQKIGFSPDARKNFIEMTETVVNGNTDPENNGTTLVGLKTGIYEYLENALGDKERTK, encoded by the coding sequence ATGTATGTAATCTTAGGTGCGACTGGTCAGGTGGGATCAGCAATTGCAGATCATTTATTGGCTAAAAAACTACCCGTTAAAGCCCTTATACATAATCCCGATAAAGCTTCTGAAATTAAAGCAAAAGGAGCTGAAGTTGCTGTAGCCGATGCAATGGATTTAAACTCTTTAATCGATGCTTTTCAAGGTGGAGATACGCTATTCGTCTTAACACCAGAAACCGGAAAGAGCAAAGATGTATTGGGCGAAACCAAAAGCATTCTCGAAAATTATAATCAGGCGATCCAGCAATCATCAATTAAAAAAATAGTGGGTTTATCATCTATTGGTGCGCAACATGATAAAGGAACGGGGAATTTGTTAATGTCGTACATGCTGGAACACGCTTTTAAAAACATTAATATTCCGCAGATATTCGTTCGGCCGGCCTATTATTATAGCAACTGGCTGGCACAACTGCCTGAAATTAAAAAAAGTAGTACACTTCCAACCTTTTACCCTGCTGATTTAGCCATACCCATGATTTCACCTATGGATGTAGCAGCATTTGTAGCCAATGTGCTGATAAAAGATGATGAATCGAAAATTTATGAGATCATTGGGCCCGAAAAGTTAAGTTCTGACGATGTAGCCGCAGCATTTGCCAGGGTATTGAGCAAAGATGTGAATGCAAAACAGATTGCACGTAAAGACTGGAACACGGTCCTGCAAAAAATAGGTTTTTCTCCAGATGCAAGGAAAAATTTTATCGAAATGACGGAAACTGTGGTAAATGGGAATACCGATCCTGAAAATAATGGGACAACGCTTGTGGGGCTAAAAACGGGTATTTATGAATACCTTGAAAATGCACTTGGAGACAAAGAACGTACTAAATAA
- a CDS encoding glycoside hydrolase family 2 TIM barrel-domain containing protein, producing the protein MKKKLTILFTLLFIAGQIGAQDLPSELQTPEVVSVNRLPMRASAFAFENQELAAKRAKEKSAFFLSLNGTWKFNWVKDPRKRPTDFYKVDFDDKTWDNFKVPANWEVNGYGLPIYVNQPYEFAGRQLTGAKMNPPFDIPADNNPVGSYRKKINIPANWDGRQVFINLGAVKSAFYIWVNGKKVGYSEDSKLAAEFDITKFVKPGENTIALQVYRWSDGSYLECQDMWRISGIEREVYLYSTPKMDIRDFKVIGNLDATYTSGLLNVDLAVENYRIDQRTNHSRPDSFYVALDLVDAKGNKIWKDETTLQKVLGNFKTNLSIKTQVSNVKTWSAEIPYLYTLYITLKDKNNKIIEVIPQRVGFRSVEIKGSDLLVNGKRVFLKGVNRHEHNATQGHTLTHADMEKDMEMMKKLNVNAVRHSHYPPDPYWMELCDEYGLYVIDEANIESHGRYYSLETTFANDKQWRNPHLERITRMYERDKNHASVITWSLGNEAGNGVNFYEAYQWLKTKDLRPVQYERAENDFNTDMIVPQYPSPNYLPRYSKQEKETRPFIMSEYAHIMGNSLGNFKEYWDAIENNPKLQGGFVWEWIDQAIDTVKNGKRIMAYGGDFPLSGPVDENFSDNDFCVKGVVTAYRGMTPMAVELKKVHQYIKTTFNGTNQININNSYFFKDISNVQLNWELVEDGKVIQTGVVSNLNIGPRQSQTLTIPFKTNYAAGKEYFLNVRYRLKTPEPFLEKGYEVAYEQIALAGTPKANVYAAGKKALKVEQTADRAVVKGSDFMITFDLTKGTIISYLSKGQELLASGPQPGFYRAPTDNDIGAGLNTKLRMWRNVYQDNAAANIKSTVNSTADGFTLTVKSSLLKGDAETTQEFNVLADGTIKVSNQFKAVTGNYKSLMRIGNDLQLKNDFSNIQWYGRGPGENYIDRKTASLIGTYKSTVSDQYFAYARPQESGNKTEVRWVNFTNKAGKGLRFEFADQLLSFNALPYAVEDLDPEAEKKQYHSGELVKRNQIYVHMDLQQLGVQGIDSWGSMPLIQYQIPFKDYHYSYYIKPIK; encoded by the coding sequence AAGTGAACGGCTACGGCTTGCCTATTTACGTAAACCAGCCTTACGAGTTTGCCGGCCGACAGTTAACCGGAGCCAAAATGAATCCACCTTTCGATATTCCGGCAGACAATAATCCGGTAGGTTCTTACCGTAAAAAGATCAACATTCCGGCCAATTGGGATGGAAGACAGGTATTTATCAACTTAGGAGCTGTTAAATCGGCCTTTTACATTTGGGTAAATGGGAAAAAAGTGGGTTATAGTGAAGATAGCAAGCTTGCTGCCGAATTCGATATCACAAAATTTGTTAAACCCGGAGAAAATACCATTGCACTTCAGGTTTACAGGTGGAGCGATGGCAGTTATTTAGAATGTCAGGATATGTGGCGCATCTCGGGTATCGAACGCGAAGTTTATCTCTATTCTACCCCAAAAATGGATATTCGCGATTTCAAGGTGATAGGTAATCTCGATGCCACTTACACCAGCGGATTGTTAAATGTTGATCTAGCTGTAGAAAATTATAGAATAGATCAGCGCACCAACCACAGCCGTCCGGATAGTTTTTATGTAGCGCTTGATCTGGTTGATGCAAAGGGAAACAAAATTTGGAAAGACGAAACCACACTTCAAAAAGTGCTGGGTAATTTTAAAACCAACCTTTCCATTAAAACGCAGGTCAGTAATGTAAAAACCTGGTCGGCAGAAATTCCTTATCTATATACCCTGTACATTACTTTAAAAGATAAAAACAATAAAATAATCGAAGTGATCCCTCAACGTGTAGGTTTCCGTTCTGTTGAAATTAAAGGAAGCGATTTACTGGTTAACGGTAAACGCGTATTTTTAAAAGGCGTAAACAGGCACGAGCATAATGCTACCCAGGGCCATACCTTAACTCATGCCGATATGGAAAAAGATATGGAAATGATGAAAAAGCTGAATGTAAATGCAGTTCGTCATTCTCATTATCCGCCAGATCCTTATTGGATGGAACTTTGTGATGAATACGGTTTATACGTGATAGACGAAGCCAATATCGAATCACATGGCCGTTATTACAGTTTAGAAACCACATTTGCCAACGACAAACAATGGAGAAATCCTCATCTTGAGCGCATTACCAGGATGTATGAACGCGATAAAAACCATGCATCGGTAATCACCTGGTCTTTAGGGAACGAAGCAGGTAATGGCGTTAACTTTTACGAAGCTTACCAATGGCTTAAAACAAAAGATTTACGCCCTGTACAGTATGAAAGGGCAGAGAACGATTTCAATACCGATATGATCGTTCCGCAATACCCATCGCCAAATTATTTGCCGCGTTATTCAAAACAGGAAAAAGAAACCCGTCCATTTATCATGAGCGAATATGCACACATTATGGGCAATAGTTTGGGTAATTTTAAAGAGTATTGGGATGCCATCGAAAATAACCCGAAACTTCAGGGTGGTTTTGTTTGGGAATGGATCGACCAGGCGATTGATACCGTTAAAAATGGTAAACGTATCATGGCTTATGGAGGAGATTTCCCTTTAAGCGGACCGGTTGATGAGAACTTCAGCGATAACGATTTCTGCGTAAAAGGTGTGGTAACCGCATACCGAGGCATGACGCCAATGGCTGTTGAACTTAAGAAAGTGCACCAGTATATTAAAACGACCTTTAACGGCACCAATCAGATCAATATAAACAACAGCTATTTCTTTAAAGATATCAGCAACGTACAACTAAACTGGGAACTGGTAGAAGATGGAAAAGTAATCCAGACAGGTGTGGTAAGTAACTTGAATATTGGTCCACGCCAATCGCAAACCTTAACCATACCATTTAAAACCAATTATGCCGCGGGCAAAGAATATTTTTTAAATGTGCGCTACCGTTTAAAAACACCTGAGCCATTTTTAGAAAAAGGTTACGAAGTTGCTTACGAGCAGATTGCTTTGGCAGGTACCCCTAAAGCTAATGTTTATGCTGCAGGCAAAAAAGCCTTAAAAGTAGAACAAACAGCCGATAGGGCAGTAGTTAAAGGAAGTGATTTTATGATTACTTTCGATTTAACCAAAGGAACAATAATCAGTTATTTATCAAAAGGGCAAGAATTATTGGCCTCTGGTCCACAACCTGGCTTTTACCGTGCACCTACCGATAATGATATTGGTGCAGGCTTAAATACAAAATTACGCATGTGGCGTAATGTATACCAGGATAATGCTGCCGCTAATATAAAATCTACCGTAAATTCAACAGCCGATGGTTTTACCTTAACCGTTAAATCAAGCTTACTGAAAGGCGATGCCGAAACTACGCAGGAATTTAATGTTTTGGCCGATGGAACGATCAAAGTAAGCAATCAATTTAAAGCCGTAACCGGTAATTACAAAAGTTTAATGCGTATCGGTAACGATCTGCAGTTAAAAAACGATTTCAGCAATATCCAATGGTATGGCCGTGGTCCGGGCGAAAATTATATAGACCGTAAAACAGCTTCTTTAATTGGTACCTACAAATCAACGGTTTCTGATCAGTATTTTGCTTATGCCCGTCCGCAGGAAAGTGGTAACAAAACTGAAGTACGTTGGGTAAATTTTACCAATAAAGCAGGTAAAGGTTTGCGCTTCGAATTTGCCGATCAATTGTTAAGTTTTAACGCACTGCCTTATGCGGTAGAAGACCTTGATCCGGAAGCCGAGAAAAAACAATACCACTCCGGAGAATTAGTAAAACGCAACCAGATTTATGTACACATGGATCTGCAGCAGCTGGGGGTACAGGGAATTGACAGTTGGGGCTCAATGCCGCTGATCCAATACCAGATCCCGTTTAAAGATTACCATTACAGTTATTATATCAAACCGATTAAGTAA